In a genomic window of Nocardiopsis mwathae:
- a CDS encoding DUF6504 family protein: MARVYGVRISVVDREGRPQRFTWDGRIYTVRRIIDHWVTLRTDWTPAAHDRLPQRTFWRVEAGADRAPGVYELRHDSTTGEWLLARVWD; encoded by the coding sequence GTGGCACGTGTCTACGGTGTTCGGATCTCGGTGGTCGATCGGGAGGGCCGCCCGCAGCGCTTCACCTGGGACGGGCGGATCTACACGGTCCGACGGATCATCGACCACTGGGTCACCCTGCGTACCGACTGGACCCCCGCCGCCCACGACCGCCTGCCCCAGCGCACGTTCTGGCGCGTCGAAGCCGGCGCGGACCGCGCCCCGGGCGTCTACGAACTCCGCCACGACTCCACCACCGGCGAATGGCTACTGGCCCGCGTGTGGGACTGA
- a CDS encoding protein kinase domain-containing protein has translation MTSNEHERAKPLRTGDPHELGDYRIVGRLGRGGMGTVYLAKDASDRFVAVKLIHPDLTDDEDFRRRFAREVRSARRVARFSTAGVIDAELDSDPLYIVSEYVPGPNLSEAINAEGPMQGGTLESLAMGVAAALTAIHGAGVIHRDLKPANVLLSSVGPKVIDFGIARAMDDDGSVTRSSQLMGTPAYLAPELVMGGEITPASDIFSWGCLIAFAGTGTTPFDAQSVPAVLHLISSAPPNLDGLDPSLDELVRRALDKDPKNRPTAQQLLNRLVGQENPTESVVDRTVERSWTPPSTPRSDAAAAAGLAGAAAGAAAGTAAESAPTAAMREAGAATPTDAVNPADQTTHAMPPEADRQPSAYPSAPHPSAQDRVPSGPQQPSYGPPPSGAPVTGPPPGPAFGAPPPYGPPSGPQQSPYGGPPQPGGQPPMGAAPQPGAFPYPGAPSPPYGQPSHTPMAPGGPGAHGGPGRPPSGPDPAAAPAPGGGRKKLMMIGGGVGAVVLLLASGIVGSYLLSGPEFPSGTNIYTDEFADPNSGWSADDSDDPFDAREHNRGYTDDGRYALRATRDDTVTRAGSAFEGDYPEQLAVSVDTTVQSGPDYGEMEVYCFFNKDDETRYSVTVRFDGSEARIRRVGGESGISTLEQVTDGVPGYQAPEADREDEDKPVNTLQVTCERQEEESGGSTERSIAVGLWVNGSHVMNAVDDNPVQNGVAGLGVTREGGGSGGDAIVYFDDFRMSKLDPEGDNGG, from the coding sequence GTGACGTCGAACGAGCACGAGCGCGCCAAACCCCTCCGAACCGGCGACCCCCACGAGCTCGGGGACTACCGCATCGTGGGACGACTCGGCCGCGGCGGCATGGGCACCGTCTACCTCGCCAAGGACGCCTCCGACCGCTTCGTCGCGGTCAAGCTCATCCACCCCGACCTCACCGACGACGAGGACTTCCGCCGCCGCTTCGCCCGCGAGGTCCGGTCCGCACGGCGGGTCGCGCGCTTCTCCACCGCCGGGGTCATCGACGCGGAACTGGACAGCGACCCGCTCTACATCGTCTCCGAGTACGTCCCGGGCCCCAACCTGTCCGAGGCGATCAACGCCGAGGGGCCGATGCAGGGCGGAACCCTGGAGAGCCTGGCCATGGGGGTGGCGGCCGCGCTCACCGCGATCCACGGCGCAGGGGTGATCCACCGCGACCTCAAGCCCGCCAACGTCCTGCTGTCGAGCGTGGGGCCGAAGGTGATCGACTTCGGCATCGCTCGCGCCATGGACGACGACGGCTCGGTCACCCGTTCCAGCCAGCTCATGGGCACCCCCGCCTACCTCGCGCCCGAGCTCGTCATGGGCGGGGAGATCACCCCGGCCTCCGACATCTTCTCCTGGGGCTGTCTGATCGCCTTCGCCGGAACCGGCACGACCCCCTTCGACGCCCAGAGCGTCCCGGCCGTGCTGCATCTCATCAGCTCGGCGCCGCCGAACCTGGACGGCCTCGATCCGAGCCTGGACGAGCTGGTGCGCCGGGCGCTCGACAAGGACCCGAAGAACCGGCCCACCGCCCAGCAGCTGCTCAACCGCCTGGTCGGGCAGGAGAACCCCACCGAGTCCGTCGTGGACCGGACCGTGGAGCGCTCGTGGACTCCGCCGTCCACACCGCGGTCGGACGCCGCAGCGGCGGCGGGCTTGGCGGGGGCCGCCGCCGGTGCGGCCGCGGGCACGGCGGCGGAATCCGCCCCGACCGCGGCGATGCGCGAGGCCGGTGCGGCCACTCCCACGGACGCGGTGAACCCGGCCGACCAGACCACCCACGCCATGCCGCCCGAGGCCGACCGGCAGCCCTCCGCCTATCCGTCGGCGCCGCACCCCTCCGCCCAGGACCGGGTCCCCTCCGGCCCGCAGCAGCCCTCCTACGGCCCGCCGCCGTCCGGAGCACCGGTCACGGGCCCGCCGCCCGGCCCGGCGTTCGGAGCGCCCCCGCCCTACGGCCCGCCCTCGGGGCCGCAGCAGTCCCCCTACGGCGGCCCGCCGCAGCCGGGCGGGCAGCCGCCGATGGGCGCCGCCCCGCAGCCGGGGGCCTTTCCGTACCCCGGCGCTCCGTCTCCGCCCTACGGCCAGCCGTCCCACACCCCGATGGCGCCCGGCGGACCCGGTGCGCACGGCGGCCCGGGCCGACCGCCGTCGGGGCCCGACCCGGCGGCCGCCCCCGCGCCCGGGGGCGGGCGGAAGAAGCTGATGATGATCGGCGGGGGCGTCGGCGCGGTGGTCCTGCTGCTGGCCTCCGGCATCGTCGGGTCCTACCTGTTGAGCGGCCCGGAGTTCCCGTCGGGGACCAACATCTACACCGACGAGTTCGCCGATCCGAACTCCGGCTGGTCGGCCGATGACTCCGACGACCCCTTCGACGCACGCGAACACAACCGCGGTTACACCGACGACGGCCGCTACGCGCTGCGCGCCACCCGCGACGACACGGTCACCCGGGCCGGATCCGCCTTCGAGGGCGACTACCCCGAGCAGCTCGCCGTCAGCGTCGACACCACGGTGCAGAGCGGTCCCGACTACGGGGAGATGGAGGTGTACTGCTTCTTCAACAAGGACGACGAGACCCGCTATTCGGTGACCGTTCGCTTCGACGGCAGCGAGGCCCGGATCCGCCGGGTCGGCGGCGAGTCGGGCATCTCCACACTCGAACAGGTCACCGACGGCGTCCCCGGGTATCAGGCCCCTGAGGCCGACCGGGAGGACGAGGACAAGCCGGTCAACACCCTGCAGGTGACCTGCGAGCGCCAGGAGGAGGAGAGCGGGGGCTCGACCGAGCGGAGCATCGCGGTCGGCCTGTGGGTCAACGGCTCGCACGTGATGAACGCCGTGGACGACAACCCGGTGCAGAACGGCGTCGCCGGCCTCGGCGTCACCCGCGAGGGCGGGGGCAGCGGCGGGGATGCCATCGTGTACTTCGACGACTTCAGGATGAGCAAGCTGGACCCCGAAGGGGACAACGGGGGCTGA
- a CDS encoding LLM class F420-dependent oxidoreductase: protein MATDLKLGLAVGYWGARPDDATATVRAAEALGYDSVWTAEAYGSDAFTPLAWYGARTERIGLGTGIVQLSARTPVATAMHALTLDHLSGGRLRLGIGVSGPQVVEGWYGQPFPRPLQRTREYLDIMRRVWRREAPVTAPGPHYPLPYPGGTGLGKPLKPITHPLRPHIPVYLGAEGPKNVALAAEIADGWTPLFYHPRISPDVYADALAGAPDGFDIACTVAVIPHEDTAAALRAAKAPIAFYIGGMGARDENFHLNVFVRMGFAEAAHRVQELFLAGRREEAVDAVPDDLADGLSLVGPLPRIAERLGAWRDSPVTTLLAAGVRDEPTLRAFRDLVLG from the coding sequence ATGGCCACGGACCTGAAGCTGGGACTCGCGGTGGGGTACTGGGGTGCCCGCCCCGACGACGCCACCGCGACCGTACGGGCCGCCGAGGCCCTCGGGTACGACTCGGTGTGGACCGCCGAAGCCTACGGATCCGACGCCTTCACCCCGCTGGCCTGGTACGGAGCCCGGACCGAACGGATCGGCCTGGGCACCGGGATCGTGCAGCTCTCGGCGCGCACCCCGGTCGCCACCGCCATGCACGCGCTCACCCTCGACCACCTGTCCGGTGGGCGCCTGCGGCTCGGCATCGGGGTGTCCGGCCCGCAGGTGGTGGAGGGCTGGTACGGGCAGCCGTTCCCCCGCCCGCTGCAGCGGACCCGCGAGTACCTGGACATCATGCGCCGGGTCTGGCGCCGCGAGGCACCGGTCACCGCGCCGGGACCGCACTACCCGCTCCCCTATCCGGGCGGGACCGGGCTGGGCAAGCCGCTGAAGCCGATCACCCACCCGCTGCGCCCGCACATCCCCGTCTACCTGGGTGCCGAGGGACCGAAGAACGTCGCGCTGGCCGCCGAGATCGCCGACGGCTGGACCCCCCTCTTCTACCACCCGCGGATCAGCCCCGACGTGTACGCCGACGCGCTCGCCGGCGCCCCCGACGGCTTCGACATCGCCTGCACGGTCGCGGTGATCCCGCACGAGGACACCGCCGCGGCGCTGCGCGCGGCCAAGGCGCCGATCGCCTTCTACATCGGCGGCATGGGCGCCCGGGATGAGAACTTCCACCTCAACGTGTTCGTGCGCATGGGCTTCGCCGAGGCAGCCCACCGGGTGCAGGAGCTCTTCCTGGCCGGGCGCCGTGAGGAGGCGGTCGATGCCGTCCCCGACGACCTGGCCGACGGCCTCTCCCTGGTCGGCCCGCTTCCGCGCATCGCCGAACGCCTCGGGGCCTGGCGCGACAGCCCCGTCACCACCCTCCTCGCCGCCGGCGTCCGCGACGAACCCACTCTCCGCGCCTTCCGCGACCTGGTCCTGGGGTGA
- a CDS encoding putative cobaltochelatase, with product MSAPARYPFSAVVGMDDLKLALLINAVSPAVGGVLVRGEKGTAKSTVVRALAALLPDLDIVDGCRFSCDPAAADPRCPDGPHPHGAVPAERAARLVELPVGASEDRLVGSLDIERALTEGVKAFEPGLLAAAHRGVLYVDEVNLLHDHLVDLLLDAAAMGTSHVEREGVSVAHAARFLLVGTMNPEEGELRPQLLDRFGLTVEVAATRDPAERAEVVRRRLAFETDPGAFAAGYSGEDAELAAHIRAARKRLPGVVLSDAALRQVTAVCAAFEVDGLRADIVTARAAMALAAWRDHIEVTSDDVRDAARLALPHRRRRDPFDAPDLDEDRLQDALDQAGDADPKAGEDAPDEDPGRPDDGGADPGPGDAEVDRGQRNGAEAPAPDDAPRQEPQEEAPPSSPPDPPAGTEHPTGDSTAEAGDTYRPRLFSVAGIGHGTPGRRSRAETPYGRTSGARPPRERVGALHLTGTLRAAAPHQRARGRTGPGLLLDGSDLREAVREGREGNLVLFCVDASGSMAARQRMRAVKGAVLSLLLDAYQRRDKVGLVTFRGRGAELDLPPTSSVEAGARRLRELRTGGRTPLAAGLLRAADVLRIERLRDPRRRPLLVVVTDGRATHGALDDALRAGAWIGAQGVETVVVDCESGAVRLGLAGRLAAAMGGTAVRLEELGADALSGLVRHTRHTRNSAA from the coding sequence GTGAGCGCTCCGGCTCGCTACCCCTTCAGCGCGGTCGTCGGCATGGACGACCTGAAACTGGCGCTGCTGATCAACGCCGTCTCCCCGGCGGTCGGCGGTGTGCTGGTCCGAGGTGAGAAGGGCACCGCGAAATCCACCGTCGTGCGCGCCCTCGCCGCGCTCCTGCCCGACCTCGACATCGTCGACGGCTGCCGGTTCTCCTGCGACCCCGCCGCCGCGGACCCCCGGTGCCCCGACGGGCCCCACCCCCACGGCGCCGTCCCCGCCGAGCGCGCCGCACGCCTCGTGGAGCTGCCGGTCGGCGCGAGTGAGGACCGCCTGGTGGGCTCCTTGGACATCGAGCGCGCGCTCACCGAGGGTGTCAAAGCCTTCGAACCCGGCCTGCTCGCCGCCGCACACCGCGGCGTCCTCTATGTCGACGAGGTCAATCTGCTCCACGACCACCTCGTCGACCTCCTCCTGGACGCGGCGGCGATGGGTACCTCGCACGTCGAGCGCGAGGGCGTGTCGGTCGCGCACGCCGCACGGTTCCTTCTGGTCGGCACCATGAACCCGGAGGAGGGCGAGCTGCGCCCGCAGCTGCTGGACCGCTTCGGCCTCACGGTCGAGGTCGCCGCCACCCGCGACCCGGCCGAGCGGGCCGAGGTGGTGCGCCGCCGCCTCGCCTTCGAGACCGACCCCGGAGCCTTCGCCGCCGGATACTCCGGCGAGGACGCCGAACTCGCCGCGCACATCCGCGCCGCACGCAAGCGGCTGCCCGGGGTCGTCCTCTCCGACGCCGCGCTGCGCCAGGTCACCGCCGTGTGCGCGGCGTTCGAGGTCGACGGGCTGCGGGCGGACATCGTCACCGCCCGCGCGGCCATGGCCCTGGCCGCCTGGCGCGACCACATCGAGGTCACCTCCGACGACGTCCGCGACGCCGCCCGCCTGGCCCTGCCGCACCGGCGCCGCCGCGACCCCTTCGACGCCCCGGACCTCGACGAGGACCGCCTGCAGGATGCGCTCGACCAGGCGGGTGATGCGGACCCAAAAGCCGGTGAGGACGCCCCGGACGAGGACCCGGGGCGTCCCGACGACGGCGGCGCCGACCCCGGTCCGGGGGACGCCGAGGTGGACCGGGGGCAGCGGAACGGCGCCGAGGCCCCCGCGCCCGACGACGCCCCGCGCCAGGAACCGCAGGAGGAAGCCCCGCCTTCGTCTCCCCCGGATCCCCCTGCGGGAACGGAACACCCCACCGGCGACAGCACCGCCGAGGCGGGGGACACCTACCGGCCGCGGCTGTTCAGCGTCGCCGGGATCGGCCACGGCACCCCCGGCCGCCGCTCCCGCGCCGAAACCCCCTACGGCAGGACATCGGGCGCCCGCCCGCCCCGCGAGCGCGTCGGCGCGCTGCACCTGACCGGGACACTGCGGGCGGCCGCCCCGCACCAGCGGGCGCGCGGCCGCACCGGCCCCGGGCTGCTCCTCGACGGGTCCGACCTGCGAGAGGCCGTGCGCGAGGGGCGCGAAGGCAACCTCGTCCTGTTCTGCGTGGACGCCAGCGGCTCCATGGCGGCGCGGCAGCGCATGCGCGCAGTGAAGGGCGCGGTGCTCAGCCTGCTGCTCGACGCCTACCAGCGGCGCGACAAGGTCGGGCTGGTGACGTTCCGCGGCCGCGGCGCCGAACTCGACCTGCCGCCCACCTCCTCGGTCGAGGCGGGCGCGCGCCGCCTGCGCGAACTCCGGACGGGAGGGCGCACCCCGCTGGCCGCGGGGCTGCTGCGCGCGGCCGACGTCCTGCGCATCGAGCGCCTGCGCGACCCGCGGCGCCGCCCGCTGCTGGTCGTCGTCACCGACGGCCGGGCCACACACGGCGCACTCGACGACGCCCTGCGCGCCGGGGCATGGATCGGCGCCCAAGGGGTGGAGACCGTCGTCGTCGACTGCGAGTCGGGCGCGGTCCGGCTGGGGCTGGCCGGCCGTCTGGCCGCCGCCATGGGCGGGACCGCGGTCCGGCTGGAGGAACTGGGCGCCGATGCCCTGAGCGGACTGGTCCGGCACACCCGGCATACCCGGAACAGCGCGGCCTGA
- the cobO gene encoding cob(I)yrinic acid a,c-diamide adenosyltransferase, whose protein sequence is MPQGKPAYVPDDGLTTRQRRNRPLLIVHTGPGKGKSTAAFGLATRGWAQGWDIGVFQFVKSAKWRIGEEKALRVLGETSEGGTVTWNKMGEGWSWIQRPGTEEDHAADAAEGWSQIKRDLAAETYRLYVLDEFTYPMKWGWVDVDDVVATLRDRPGDQHVIITGRDADRRILDAADLVTEMTKVKHPMDAGQKGQRGIEW, encoded by the coding sequence ATGCCCCAGGGCAAACCCGCCTACGTCCCCGACGACGGGCTGACCACCCGCCAGCGGCGCAACCGGCCGCTGCTGATCGTGCACACCGGCCCCGGCAAGGGCAAGTCCACCGCCGCCTTCGGCCTGGCCACCCGCGGCTGGGCGCAGGGGTGGGACATCGGCGTCTTCCAGTTCGTGAAGTCCGCGAAGTGGCGGATCGGCGAGGAGAAGGCGCTGCGCGTCCTGGGGGAGACCTCCGAGGGCGGCACCGTCACCTGGAACAAGATGGGCGAGGGCTGGTCCTGGATCCAGCGCCCCGGGACCGAGGAGGACCACGCCGCCGACGCCGCCGAGGGCTGGAGCCAGATCAAGCGCGATCTGGCCGCCGAGACCTACCGGCTCTACGTGCTCGACGAGTTCACCTACCCGATGAAATGGGGGTGGGTGGACGTGGACGACGTCGTCGCGACCCTGCGGGACCGACCGGGCGACCAGCACGTCATCATCACCGGCCGCGACGCCGACCGGCGCATCCTGGACGCCGCCGACCTCGTCACCGAGATGACCAAGGTCAAACACCCGATGGACGCGGGCCAGAAGGGGCAGCGCGGCATCGAGTGGTGA
- a CDS encoding SPFH domain-containing protein, which produces MGLDILFIVLAAIAVLLVVSTVRIVPQARAYNIERFGRFLRTLQPGLNFIIPGVDRVNTKYDLREQVFSSRPQPVITEDNLVVNIDTVLYYQITDPRAAAYEVANYLQAIDQLTITTLRNVIGGMDLEQTLTSRETINSRLRGVLDDATGKWGIRANRVEIKAIDPPPTIKEAMEKQMRAERDKRAVILHAEGERQSRILTAEGARQQAILEAQGDQQARILRADGEAQAVERVFQAVHANDADSKLLAYKYLETLPHLASGEGNTFWVIPGELTQAVQNVTKAFAGEAGEGVRPAAAPSTATDEVEEGEGEPRRITEGEQRPRPAAAQAAVEAAESAAAAVANARKEAAAAAGPGPLPSQRDDNE; this is translated from the coding sequence ATGGGGCTCGACATCCTGTTCATCGTCCTCGCGGCCATCGCCGTCCTCTTGGTCGTGTCCACGGTGCGCATCGTGCCGCAGGCGCGCGCCTACAACATCGAGCGGTTCGGGCGCTTCCTGCGCACACTCCAGCCCGGCCTGAACTTCATCATCCCGGGCGTCGACCGCGTCAACACCAAGTACGACCTGCGCGAACAGGTGTTCTCCTCGCGGCCGCAGCCGGTGATCACCGAGGACAACCTCGTGGTCAACATCGACACGGTCCTCTACTACCAGATCACCGATCCCCGCGCCGCCGCCTACGAGGTCGCCAACTACCTGCAGGCCATCGACCAGCTGACCATCACCACGCTGCGCAACGTCATCGGCGGCATGGACCTTGAGCAGACCCTGACCTCGCGCGAGACCATCAACTCGCGGCTGCGCGGCGTCCTCGACGACGCCACCGGCAAGTGGGGCATCCGCGCCAACCGCGTCGAGATCAAGGCCATCGACCCGCCGCCGACGATCAAGGAGGCGATGGAGAAGCAGATGCGGGCCGAGCGCGACAAGCGCGCGGTGATCCTGCACGCCGAAGGTGAGCGGCAGTCCCGCATCCTGACCGCCGAGGGCGCCCGGCAGCAGGCCATCCTGGAGGCCCAGGGAGACCAGCAGGCCCGGATCCTGCGCGCCGACGGTGAGGCCCAGGCGGTCGAGCGCGTCTTCCAGGCCGTGCACGCCAACGACGCCGACTCCAAGCTGCTGGCCTACAAGTACCTGGAGACCCTGCCGCACCTGGCCAGCGGAGAGGGGAACACGTTCTGGGTGATCCCCGGCGAGCTGACCCAGGCGGTGCAGAACGTCACCAAGGCCTTCGCCGGCGAGGCCGGGGAGGGCGTACGCCCCGCCGCGGCCCCGAGCACCGCGACCGACGAGGTGGAGGAAGGCGAGGGAGAACCGCGCCGGATCACCGAGGGCGAGCAGCGCCCCCGGCCCGCGGCCGCCCAGGCCGCGGTCGAGGCGGCGGAGAGCGCCGCGGCGGCGGTCGCCAACGCGCGCAAGGAGGCGGCCGCCGCGGCCGGCCCCGGGCCGCTGCCGTCCCAGCGCGACGACAACGAGTAG
- a CDS encoding NfeD family protein, protein MSLWILWLVAAVALGIAEIFTLTLSLGLLAIAALVAGIAGALGFGVVVQVVAFVVTSAAGLLIVRPIAKRHLQQPPLLRSGADALVGRSAVVVEEVTGEKGRIKLVGEEWSARSLDEDHSIPPGIHVDVMEIEGATAIVYPREALP, encoded by the coding sequence ATGTCGCTGTGGATCCTGTGGTTGGTCGCCGCGGTCGCACTGGGGATCGCGGAGATCTTCACGCTGACCCTGTCCCTGGGGCTGCTCGCCATCGCGGCCCTCGTCGCCGGGATCGCCGGCGCACTGGGGTTCGGCGTCGTGGTGCAGGTCGTGGCCTTCGTGGTCACGTCCGCCGCCGGCCTGCTCATCGTCCGCCCGATCGCCAAGCGCCACCTGCAACAGCCACCCCTGCTCCGCTCCGGGGCCGACGCCCTGGTCGGCCGGTCCGCCGTGGTCGTCGAAGAGGTCACCGGAGAGAAGGGCCGCATCAAGCTCGTCGGTGAGGAGTGGTCGGCCCGGTCGCTGGACGAGGACCACTCCATTCCGCCGGGTATCCACGTCGACGTCATGGAGATCGAAGGAGCGACGGCCATCGTCTATCCGCGCGAAGCACTGCCCTGA
- a CDS encoding quinone oxidoreductase family protein, with amino-acid sequence MRAIVIEEPGGPEVLRPCEVDDPRPGPGQVVVDVEAAGVNFIDIYQRTGVYPVPLPYTPGLEGAGTVTAVGAGVADLAEGQRVAWVSAPGGYARRAAVPAERVVPVPDGVSTERAAAVMLQGLTAHYLTHATYPVRPGDDVLVHAAAGGTGLLLVQLAKARGARVIGTVSTAAKEKQARAAGADDIIRYTEVGDVAAAVRGLTGGAGVAAVFDGVGADTFDASLASLRRRGVLALFGQSSGVVPPVDPQRLNSAGSVFLTRPNLADHIADRAELLQRTTDVLGLVDAGELRVEIGGRYPLADAARAHEDLAARRTTGKLLLV; translated from the coding sequence ATGCGCGCCATCGTCATCGAGGAGCCCGGCGGGCCGGAGGTCCTGCGACCGTGCGAGGTGGACGACCCGCGGCCCGGGCCCGGGCAGGTGGTGGTCGACGTCGAGGCCGCCGGCGTCAACTTCATCGACATCTACCAGCGCACCGGTGTCTACCCCGTCCCCCTGCCCTACACCCCGGGCCTGGAGGGTGCGGGCACGGTCACCGCCGTCGGCGCGGGCGTGGCCGACCTGGCGGAGGGGCAGCGCGTCGCCTGGGTGTCGGCGCCCGGGGGCTACGCGCGGCGCGCGGCCGTCCCCGCCGAGCGGGTCGTCCCGGTCCCCGACGGTGTGTCCACCGAGCGGGCCGCCGCGGTGATGCTGCAGGGACTGACCGCGCACTACCTCACGCACGCGACCTACCCGGTCCGCCCGGGCGACGACGTGCTGGTGCACGCCGCTGCCGGAGGCACCGGCCTGCTGCTGGTGCAGCTGGCCAAGGCACGCGGCGCCCGCGTCATCGGCACGGTGTCCACCGCGGCCAAGGAGAAGCAGGCGCGTGCGGCCGGGGCCGACGACATCATCCGCTACACCGAGGTGGGCGACGTGGCGGCCGCCGTGCGCGGGCTGACCGGCGGCGCGGGCGTGGCCGCGGTGTTCGACGGCGTGGGGGCCGACACCTTCGACGCCAGCCTGGCCTCGCTGCGGCGGCGCGGCGTGCTGGCGCTGTTCGGCCAGTCCAGCGGGGTGGTGCCGCCGGTGGACCCGCAGCGCCTGAACAGCGCCGGGTCGGTCTTCCTGACCCGGCCGAACCTCGCCGACCACATCGCCGACCGCGCCGAGCTGCTGCAGCGCACCACCGACGTCCTGGGGCTCGTGGACGCCGGAGAGCTGCGCGTGGAGATCGGCGGCCGCTATCCGCTCGCGGACGCCGCCCGGGCCCATGAGGACCTGGCCGCCCGCCGCACCACCGGCAAGCTGCTGCTGGTCTGA